In the genome of Proteiniborus sp. DW1, one region contains:
- a CDS encoding energy-coupling factor transporter transmembrane component T: MILGEEKNVRRKLNKINPEDTMVSLFIILFYISSIKTYRLLVVTGILVIMYSLITCEDRSFIRLTKPVIPFVLLMLLPIIIRLIVYRSLEDIDFTMIIVCKVLISSILLGTIVSKHSALYMVDGILNIGLPQIFNRILALTFRYFHMIDEDIKKGNKALISRGINERKGLSSLSIFGEWIGGFFLKSSNHSDMVFNAMKSRGFQGEARNKKFNNKELILKSSMLALFLLAILVIDRKV; encoded by the coding sequence ATGATTTTAGGAGAAGAAAAGAACGTTAGAAGGAAATTAAATAAAATAAATCCAGAAGATACAATGGTTAGCCTTTTTATCATTCTATTTTACATATCATCAATAAAAACTTATAGACTACTAGTTGTAACTGGGATATTAGTTATTATGTACTCTCTTATAACTTGTGAGGATAGATCTTTTATTAGGTTAACCAAACCAGTGATACCCTTTGTTCTACTTATGCTCTTGCCAATAATAATACGATTAATTGTATATAGAAGCCTAGAAGATATTGATTTTACAATGATCATTGTATGTAAAGTTTTAATCTCCTCTATATTGCTAGGTACAATAGTTTCTAAGCATTCAGCTTTATATATGGTTGATGGGATATTAAACATTGGTTTACCACAGATATTTAACAGAATACTAGCTCTTACCTTTAGATATTTTCATATGATTGATGAGGATATAAAGAAAGGTAATAAGGCATTAATCAGTAGAGGAATTAATGAAAGAAAAGGATTATCTTCCCTTAGTATTTTTGGAGAATGGATAGGAGGATTTTTCCTTAAAAGCAGCAATCATAGCGATATGGTTTTCAATGCTATGAAGTCTAGAGGATTTCAAGGAGAGGCAAGAAATAAGAAGTTTAATAACAAGGAATTAATTCTTAAATCTTCTATGTTAGCCCTCTTTTTATTAGCAATTCTAGTTATTGATAGGAAGGTGTAA
- the dnaX gene encoding DNA polymerase III subunit gamma/tau — MAYQALYRKFRPKTFDDVMGQEHITTTLKNQIKNNNIAHAYLFSGTRGTGKTSTAKVFARAVNCTNSHDGNPCNECEVCKGILDETIMDVIEMDAASNTSVEDIRELREKAKYPPAKCKYKVYIIDEVHMISKGASNALLKILEEPPKHLIFILATTEPQRLPATILSRCQRFDFKRITIKDIIENMQNILDEIGINADPKGLNLIARNSDGAMRDALSLLDQCLSFSEKKLTYDYILSILGVVSNDIIYELTDSIIGKNADKALELIEQIVQSGKDINQFIKDLILHFRNLMVIKVSKNVDSMLDETEEMIENLKKQAENIDTSGIINILRILSDAETQCKWSSQPRVILEVSIIKMLNEATNNDFDDVMTRLRRLEEKLENGTFIKEADSRKQSVSNTSTKSTVSEKVVERQQYIPVATNQNKCELRTDIDIKEIKDEWKNILKATRVERISLHALIMEGKPLSIKNNILTIAFEDGFRFHKEAIEKSENKELVQKIINNCLNSNIEIKFAMEDDIVDVNEEKQEEKQGEELIQKVIDTFGEELVKIEE, encoded by the coding sequence ATGGCTTATCAAGCATTGTATAGGAAGTTTAGACCAAAGACCTTTGACGATGTCATGGGGCAAGAACATATAACTACAACACTAAAAAACCAAATAAAAAATAATAACATAGCCCATGCGTATTTATTTTCAGGAACTAGAGGAACTGGCAAGACTTCCACAGCAAAAGTATTTGCGAGAGCTGTCAATTGTACAAATAGTCATGATGGAAACCCTTGTAATGAATGTGAAGTATGTAAGGGAATACTTGATGAAACTATAATGGATGTCATAGAAATGGATGCTGCTTCTAATACTAGTGTAGAAGATATTAGAGAGCTTAGAGAGAAGGCAAAGTATCCTCCAGCTAAATGCAAATATAAAGTATACATTATTGACGAGGTTCATATGATATCTAAAGGTGCTTCTAATGCTCTTTTAAAAATATTAGAAGAGCCACCAAAGCATTTAATATTCATACTGGCTACAACAGAGCCTCAAAGACTGCCAGCTACAATATTATCTAGATGTCAAAGGTTTGACTTTAAAAGGATAACCATAAAAGATATAATAGAAAATATGCAAAACATATTAGACGAAATAGGCATAAATGCGGACCCAAAAGGTCTAAATCTAATAGCTAGAAATTCAGATGGAGCGATGAGAGATGCCCTTAGCCTTCTAGATCAATGCCTTTCCTTTTCTGAAAAGAAACTGACCTATGATTACATTCTCTCCATACTTGGAGTAGTAAGTAATGATATAATATATGAGCTAACAGATTCAATAATAGGAAAAAATGCAGATAAGGCTCTTGAGCTTATAGAGCAAATAGTTCAAAGTGGGAAAGACATTAATCAGTTTATTAAAGACTTGATACTTCACTTTAGGAACCTAATGGTCATAAAGGTATCTAAAAATGTAGATAGTATGCTTGATGAAACAGAGGAAATGATAGAAAATCTTAAAAAACAGGCTGAAAATATAGACACAAGTGGTATAATAAATATACTTAGAATACTATCAGATGCAGAGACTCAGTGCAAATGGTCGTCTCAGCCTAGGGTAATACTTGAAGTCAGCATCATAAAGATGTTAAACGAAGCTACTAACAATGATTTTGATGATGTGATGACAAGACTTAGAAGGCTAGAAGAAAAGCTTGAAAATGGCACTTTTATTAAAGAGGCAGATTCTAGAAAGCAATCTGTATCTAATACTTCTACTAAGAGTACAGTTTCTGAAAAAGTAGTAGAAAGGCAACAATATATTCCAGTTGCTACTAATCAAAACAAATGCGAATTACGAACAGATATAGATATTAAAGAGATTAAAGATGAATGGAAAAATATATTAAAGGCTACAAGAGTTGAAAGAATATCTCTTCATGCTCTAATTATGGAAGGAAAACCTTTAAGTATAAAGAATAATATATTGACAATAGCTTTTGAAGATGGATTTAGATTTCATAAAGAGGCCATTGAAAAAAGTGAAAATAAGGAGCTTGTTCAGAAAATCATTAATAATTGCTTAAATTCTAATATAGAGATTAAATTTGCAATGGAAGATGACATTGTAGATGTTAATGAAGAAAAGCAGGAAGAGAAACAAGGCGAAGAGCTAATCCAAAAGGTTATTGATACTTTTGGAGAAGAACTAGTAAAAATTGAAGAATAA
- a CDS encoding YbaB/EbfC family nucleoid-associated protein gives MARGGFPGMGNMGNMMKQVQKMQKQMADLQNELNEREVEASAGGGAVTVKVNGKKEVLEVTIDKDVVDPDDVEMLQDLILAATNEALRSADEMVSREMQKITGGMNIPGLF, from the coding sequence ATGGCAAGAGGTGGATTCCCAGGAATGGGTAACATGGGAAATATGATGAAGCAGGTTCAAAAAATGCAGAAGCAAATGGCTGATTTGCAAAATGAGCTAAACGAAAGAGAAGTCGAAGCAAGCGCAGGTGGTGGAGCAGTTACAGTTAAGGTTAATGGAAAAAAAGAAGTGCTGGAAGTGACTATAGATAAGGATGTAGTAGATCCAGATGATGTTGAAATGCTTCAAGACTTAATCCTTGCTGCAACAAATGAAGCTTTAAGAAGTGCAGACGAAATGGTTAGTAGGGAAATGCAAAAGATAACTGGAGGTATGAATATACCAGGGTTATTTTAG
- a CDS encoding ATP-binding cassette domain-containing protein: MAVKIENLSFLYPNSRRGLEDVNLNIKAGRKTAILGVNGSGKSTLLYHLNGISLAQTGSVEVLKRYYFISRKKSYVYWAL; encoded by the coding sequence ATGGCAGTAAAAATTGAAAATTTAAGTTTCTTGTATCCAAACTCCCGAAGGGGCCTAGAGGATGTTAATTTAAATATAAAAGCTGGTAGAAAAACAGCAATATTAGGTGTAAATGGTAGTGGTAAATCAACTCTACTCTATCACTTAAATGGTATTAGTCTAGCTCAGACAGGCTCAGTGGAAGTATTAAAAAGGTACTACTTCATCAGCAGGAAAAAGTCTTATGTGTACTGGGCTTTGTAG
- a CDS encoding IS3 family transposase yields MCKVLKYPKSTYYDKQKEKPENKWKPINKKLQDDILKIYNDNNKIYGAPKIREELKAIRYVSISLKRVQRHMKKLGIRSRISTIKNSLTILLC; encoded by the coding sequence ATGTGTAAGGTACTTAAATATCCCAAAAGTACCTACTATGACAAGCAAAAGGAAAAACCAGAAAACAAGTGGAAACCTATTAATAAAAAGCTTCAAGATGATATTTTAAAAATCTACAATGATAATAATAAAATCTACGGTGCCCCTAAGATTCGAGAGGAATTAAAAGCTATTAGATACGTGAGCATTAGTCTCAAACGAGTCCAAAGGCACATGAAAAAACTTGGTATTAGGAGCAGAATTAGTACCATAAAAAATTCTCTAACAATACTTCTATGTTAG
- a CDS encoding type I restriction enzyme HsdR N-terminal domain-containing protein: MVINKKALSEEDIKMKYITPAIEKAGWDIKTQVRAEYSFTDGRIIVRGNLVARGKRKRADYILSYKPNMPLVIIEAKDNNKPMGAGMQQALKYGDILDIPFIYSSNGDGFIEHDNFTGKERELSLEEFPSPDELWERYKAGKGIQAHEEKIVSEDYFFDMSGKFPRYYQRVAINRTIEAISKGQDRILLVMATGERVIIVMGAVCVIRSRVLGTLNKYISCIA; encoded by the coding sequence GTGGTTATAAATAAAAAAGCTTTATCCGAAGAAGATATAAAGATGAAATATATTACCCCTGCAATAGAAAAAGCAGGATGGGATATAAAAACTCAAGTAAGAGCTGAATATAGCTTTACGGACGGAAGAATTATAGTCAGGGGAAATCTTGTAGCCAGAGGGAAAAGAAAAAGAGCAGACTATATTTTAAGCTATAAACCTAATATGCCCCTTGTTATCATAGAAGCAAAAGATAATAATAAACCCATGGGAGCAGGAATGCAACAAGCTCTTAAATATGGAGATATTTTAGATATTCCCTTTATATATAGTTCCAATGGAGATGGATTTATCGAACATGATAATTTTACTGGGAAAGAAAGAGAACTTAGTTTAGAAGAGTTTCCAAGCCCAGATGAGCTATGGGAGAGGTATAAGGCAGGGAAAGGAATCCAAGCTCATGAAGAAAAGATTGTATCAGAAGACTATTTCTTTGATATGAGTGGTAAATTTCCAAGGTATTATCAGAGAGTAGCTATTAATAGAACTATAGAAGCTATATCAAAAGGACAAGATAGAATACTATTAGTTATGGCTACGGGGGAACGTGTCATAATAGTGATGGGTGCAGTTTGTGTTATAAGATCAAGGGTTTTAGGAACTTTAAACAAATATATTTCGTGCATTGCTTAG
- the recR gene encoding recombination mediator RecR, translating to MEYFAPPLASLIEEFSKLPGIGRKTAQRLAFYVLNMNADDVNELANAIVNAKRNIKYCSICSNLTDTDPCFICSNTNRDQTTICVVEDPRDVIALEKTKEFQGLYHVLHGSISPMEGIGPEDIKIKELLQRIRELDVAEVILATNPTIEGEATAMYISKLLKPLGIKTTRIAHGIPVGGDLEYADEVTLSKALEGRREI from the coding sequence ATGGAGTATTTTGCGCCTCCTTTAGCCAGTCTAATAGAAGAATTTTCAAAACTACCTGGTATAGGCAGAAAAACAGCTCAAAGGCTTGCGTTTTATGTGCTAAACATGAATGCCGATGATGTAAATGAGCTTGCAAATGCCATAGTAAATGCCAAGAGAAATATTAAGTATTGTAGCATATGTAGTAATCTTACAGATACAGATCCATGCTTTATTTGTAGCAATACTAACAGAGATCAAACTACAATATGTGTTGTAGAAGACCCAAGAGATGTTATAGCCTTAGAGAAAACTAAGGAATTTCAAGGATTATATCACGTTTTACATGGAAGCATATCACCAATGGAAGGAATAGGCCCAGAGGATATAAAGATAAAAGAGCTTCTTCAAAGGATAAGAGAGCTAGATGTAGCAGAGGTAATATTAGCTACAAATCCTACTATAGAAGGAGAGGCCACAGCCATGTATATATCAAAACTCCTAAAGCCTTTAGGTATAAAAACCACAAGAATAGCTCATGGAATACCAGTAGGCGGAGACTTAGAATATGCAGATGAAGTGACTTTATCAAAGGCATTAGAGGGAAGAAGGGAGATTTAG
- a CDS encoding transposase, producing the protein MSKRKTYTNEFKTMISELVLSGKTPKEVASEYSLSETAVRNWTKKKAPINAVEGYTTNLEEINRMRKENARLKEENEILKKAMAIYAKK; encoded by the coding sequence ATGTCTAAGAGGAAAACATATACAAATGAATTTAAAACAATGATTTCTGAACTAGTATTATCAGGAAAAACACCTAAAGAGGTAGCCAGTGAATATAGCTTAAGTGAAACAGCAGTACGCAATTGGACTAAGAAGAAAGCTCCAATTAATGCAGTAGAAGGATATACTACAAACCTTGAGGAAATTAACAGAATGAGAAAAGAAAATGCTAGGCTCAAGGAGGAAAATGAAATATTAAAAAAGGCTATGGCTATATACGCAAAGAAATAA